One region of Carcharodon carcharias isolate sCarCar2 chromosome 21, sCarCar2.pri, whole genome shotgun sequence genomic DNA includes:
- the LOC121292948 gene encoding gastrula zinc finger protein XlCGF17.1-like: protein MEGESTLHSGEKPYTCSVCGQAFSRSSSLWKHKCRHTGVRPWKCGDCEKMFYDQFELANHQRSHSTERPFNCSVCRKGFTTSSNLLEHQRVHAGERPFTCSECGKGFTQSSRLLTHQRVHTDERPFKCPDCGKCHKSSGELMRHQHVHSVERPFRCSHCGTGFKASYDLTVHWRIHTGERPFTCSECGKGFTTSSNLLRHQCTHTGERPFGCLECGKRFVCSSTLLRDQRFHTEERPFSCSKCGKGFTTSSNLQRHQRVHK, encoded by the coding sequence ATGGAAGGAGAAAGTACCCTTCACAGTGGAGAGAAACCatacacgtgttctgtgtgtgggcAAGCCTTCAGCCGATCATCTAGCCTATGGAAacacaaatgcagacacactgGCGTGagaccgtggaaatgtggggactgtgagaAAATGTTCTATGACCAGTTTGAGCTTGCAAATCATCAGCGCAGTCACAGTACGGAGAGACCATTCAACTGCTCCGTGTGCAGAAAGGGATTCACTACTTCATCCAACCTGCtggaacaccagcgagttcacgctggggagagaccgttcacctgctccgagtgtgggaagggattcactcagtcatctcggctgctgacacaccagcgagttcacactgacgagagaccttttaaatgcccagactgcgGAAAGTGCCATAAAAGTTCTGGGGAGCTGATGCGCCATCAGCACGTTCATTCTGttgagagaccgttcaggtgctctcactgcgggactgggTTCAAGGCATCGTATGATCTCACAGTTCATTGGcgaattcacacaggggagaggccgttcacctgctccgagtgtggaaagggattcacaacctcatccaacctgctgaggcaccagtgcactcacactggggagaggccgttcggCTGCCtcgagtgtgggaagagatttgtTTGTTCGTCCACCCTGCTAAGAGACCAGCGgtttcacactgaggagagaccattcagctgctccaagtgtgggaagggattcactacctcatccaacctgcagagacaccagagagTTCACAAGTAA